A genomic window from Nicotiana sylvestris chromosome 11, ASM39365v2, whole genome shotgun sequence includes:
- the LOC104235799 gene encoding uncharacterized protein — MNVVADAFSRKAESMGILEFISVEERPLALYIQSLANRLARLDILEPIRVLACIIAQSSLFEQIKVHQYDDPHLLVLRETVLQGDAKEVTISKDSFLLLQGHLCVPNIDGLREKILEEAHSSRYSIHSGSTKMYRDLRQNYWWRRKKKDIVEYVARCLNCQ, encoded by the coding sequence ATGAATGTGGTTGCGGATGCCTTTAGCAGAAAGGCGGAGAGTATGGGTATTTTGGAATTCATTTCAGTAGAGGAGAGGCCATTAGCTTTGTATATTCAATCCTTGGCTAATAGACTTGCGAGGTTGGATATCTTAGAGCCCATCCGAGTTCTTGCATGCAtcatcgctcagtcttcattattcgAGCAGATTAAGGTTCATCAATACGACGATCCGCACTTGTTggttctcagagagacggtactacagggtgatgccaaggaggttacAATCAGTAAGGATAGTTTTCTTCTACTCCAAGGtcatctatgtgttcctaatattgATGGATTGAGGGAaaagattctagaggaggcacatagttctcggtattctattcattcaGGATCTACAAAAATGTATCGCGACCTGAGGCAAAATTATTGGTGGCGGCGGaagaagaaggatatagttgagTACGTAGCGAGGTGCCTGAATTGccagtag